A region from the Pyrinomonadaceae bacterium genome encodes:
- a CDS encoding GNAT family protein codes for MPLASKCGSRYNHDVTATLKIEPVVLEGKHVRLEPLTLAHAEDLTRAAADGELWDSNVTIIPKPDGMKAYIEAALKGFALGFELPFAIARKAESGTQVVGTTRFYEISSDDRKAAIGYTWLAKSAQRTPVNTEAKLLLLTHAFETWKCVRVELITDVLNDQSRAAILRLGAKQEGIHRKHLILPSGRVRDSVFFSIIDTEWSEVKASLLNRLRPSSP; via the coding sequence TTGCCGCTTGCCTCGAAATGCGGCAGCCGTTATAACCACGACGTGACCGCAACGCTGAAGATTGAGCCAGTAGTTTTGGAAGGCAAGCATGTGCGACTCGAGCCGTTGACGCTGGCGCATGCCGAAGATCTCACACGCGCGGCTGCGGACGGAGAACTTTGGGACAGCAACGTCACGATAATTCCGAAACCCGACGGCATGAAGGCATATATTGAAGCCGCCCTGAAGGGGTTCGCCCTCGGCTTCGAGCTGCCGTTTGCCATCGCCCGCAAGGCAGAGTCGGGGACTCAGGTCGTGGGCACGACCCGCTTCTATGAGATTTCTTCCGACGATCGAAAAGCGGCCATCGGCTATACCTGGCTAGCCAAAAGCGCGCAACGCACACCCGTAAATACGGAAGCCAAGCTGCTGCTGCTCACGCACGCATTTGAAACGTGGAAATGTGTCCGGGTTGAACTGATTACCGACGTTCTTAACGATCAATCGCGCGCGGCGATTCTGCGTCTGGGCGCCAAACAGGAAGGCATTCATCGCAAGCACCTGATTCTGCCCAGCGGACGCGTCCGCGACTCAGTCTTTTTCAGCATCATCGACACAGAATGGTCCGAGGTTAAGGCAAGTCTGCTCAATCGACTTCGTCCATCCTCGCCATAG
- a CDS encoding thermonuclease family protein, with protein sequence MKITRLLLTSCAFILVATAAVATTLHVKVTEVQSGNTMIVSNTSRALKIRLKGIAPPEAGQPFSDAARDHLKMLVLDKAVELDYTNLSDGYFQAKISINGIDVGSQMLRDGVAWYDPKAHGLTGADRELYAACEKAARDEKRGLWSDAAAVAPWDFLQAKKNEIAKQEEVARKSKRLNFTAHQEKEARKAATTRVLSNRHFGRGDVRPGDIAGNPTIRLLDPKAEPGAWIPYRSDSPRFSIRVPWNSYAFEFPLLTDELKIVNLNYVVGMHDGAIYTLTWLKGSSLVHAPDKTVADAVMDEWVKGINHYFESERLPYTAKYSSGRNIKIGTYSGKQYSISADAFMTGYARIISRRVGDQHEVFALGVFSRTGDESAFDFLNSLKLLDQQK encoded by the coding sequence ATGAAGATCACTCGCCTTTTGCTCACCAGCTGCGCGTTCATCCTGGTTGCGACTGCCGCCGTCGCGACGACACTTCACGTGAAAGTCACTGAAGTTCAATCTGGCAACACCATGATCGTGAGCAACACGAGCCGAGCTTTGAAGATCCGCCTCAAGGGGATTGCGCCGCCCGAAGCCGGACAGCCGTTCAGTGACGCCGCGCGTGACCACCTGAAGATGCTGGTGCTGGATAAAGCGGTGGAGCTCGATTACACGAATCTTTCGGATGGCTATTTTCAAGCGAAGATTTCGATCAATGGAATCGACGTCGGATCGCAGATGCTGCGTGACGGCGTCGCCTGGTACGATCCCAAAGCTCACGGCCTGACCGGCGCTGACCGCGAGTTGTACGCGGCGTGTGAAAAAGCTGCCCGCGATGAGAAGCGCGGGCTGTGGAGCGATGCGGCCGCGGTTGCACCCTGGGACTTCCTCCAGGCGAAGAAGAACGAAATCGCGAAACAAGAAGAGGTGGCGCGAAAGTCCAAGCGGTTAAACTTTACGGCCCATCAGGAAAAAGAGGCGCGGAAAGCCGCGACGACGCGAGTGCTTTCCAATAGGCACTTCGGTCGCGGAGATGTACGGCCGGGCGACATCGCCGGCAACCCGACGATCAGACTTCTGGACCCGAAGGCAGAGCCAGGAGCCTGGATACCCTACCGCTCCGATTCTCCGCGATTCTCGATCCGTGTGCCCTGGAACAGTTACGCGTTCGAGTTTCCGCTGCTCACCGACGAACTGAAAATTGTGAACCTTAACTATGTGGTTGGGATGCACGACGGCGCGATCTACACGCTCACGTGGCTCAAAGGTTCGAGCCTTGTGCATGCTCCTGACAAAACGGTGGCTGACGCGGTGATGGATGAATGGGTGAAAGGCATCAACCACTACTTTGAGAGTGAACGGCTGCCTTACACCGCCAAGTACAGTTCCGGCCGAAATATTAAGATTGGCACCTATTCAGGAAAACAATATTCGATATCGGCGGACGCGTTCATGACCGGTTATGCGCGCATTATCTCGCGACGCGTAGGCGATCAGCACGAGGTATTCGCGCTGGGCGTGTTCAGTCGTACCGGCGATGAGTCGGCATTCGATTTCCTGAACTCACTGAAGTTATTGGACCAACAGAAGTAG
- the pilQ gene encoding type IV pilus secretin PilQ, producing the protein MPKQSLKLKVAKACAIACIVGMSGNTFVVAGKSIAIKSETAAVARTNFSPEPQPTPPADSPAAQNQTRQSEEGKRYGSPGFLGEPINLNVVNADIRDILNYITEQYGINFVIDSSVGAVPVTVNVQDVPWNFALDALLRANRLGVEVNGNILRVATSDILAKEAEVQKIISDARLDNSPLVTEFVRLNYARASGTLAQAAGSTAAYAGGTTSMSFSGGQGGDSTGGSGDQGLLPIIKRRLSRRGAVEVDGRSNTLIITDVKENIEAVRQLVAILDQPEPQVEIETRVVIAQRNFSRDLGAQMSLTVANPLSGAVGSFSTLPQPSLGGGNSGQQDGVAPRVQDPIRDATSRFLGPFQPNGNLGGASPNTVIGLTTGMFGTAQIGLLISAAENRGEAKTVATPRVTALNNRPAQIESGTQIPVQTTQATGGGTTVTTTFVSVPLRLSITPQITDAGTVVLRVTIENNTLNPAIAVGGVPGIDTQRMQSEVLVPDGGTTVMGGVLADIDSTSRHRTPGAASIPILGNLFKRKAVIKSSLEILFFITPKIYRPDYFGRPTTNTPTQDRGPRTTTVPQPVPLGNPGTNTPTPTELQQPKPPAANPSGIPPSGPALSNSPARPSEQK; encoded by the coding sequence ATGCCTAAGCAGTCTCTGAAACTTAAAGTCGCGAAAGCATGCGCCATCGCGTGCATCGTTGGAATGTCGGGTAACACGTTCGTCGTGGCCGGCAAATCGATCGCTATCAAAAGCGAAACCGCTGCGGTCGCGCGGACTAATTTCAGTCCCGAGCCGCAGCCGACGCCGCCCGCAGATTCTCCTGCGGCGCAGAATCAGACGAGGCAGTCCGAAGAAGGAAAGCGCTACGGTTCTCCGGGCTTCCTGGGCGAGCCGATCAATCTGAACGTCGTCAACGCGGACATTCGCGACATCCTGAACTACATCACTGAGCAGTATGGCATCAACTTTGTCATCGACAGCTCAGTCGGCGCCGTGCCCGTGACGGTGAACGTGCAAGACGTGCCGTGGAACTTCGCGCTCGATGCTTTGCTGCGAGCGAACCGCCTTGGTGTCGAAGTTAATGGCAACATCCTGCGCGTGGCGACCTCCGACATACTCGCGAAGGAAGCCGAAGTTCAGAAGATCATCAGTGACGCGCGGCTCGACAATTCGCCTCTGGTCACAGAATTCGTGCGTTTGAACTATGCGCGCGCCTCGGGCACGTTGGCCCAGGCAGCCGGTTCGACCGCGGCCTACGCCGGTGGCACCACGAGTATGAGTTTCAGTGGCGGCCAGGGCGGCGACTCGACCGGCGGCAGCGGCGATCAAGGCTTACTGCCGATCATCAAACGCCGTCTCTCCCGTCGTGGCGCAGTCGAAGTCGACGGCCGCAGCAATACTCTGATCATTACGGACGTTAAAGAAAATATTGAAGCCGTGCGCCAGCTCGTCGCGATTCTCGACCAGCCGGAACCGCAGGTTGAAATTGAAACGCGTGTGGTCATTGCGCAGCGCAACTTCAGCCGTGACCTCGGCGCGCAAATGTCGTTGACGGTCGCCAATCCGCTCAGCGGCGCAGTTGGCTCGTTCAGCACCCTGCCCCAGCCCAGCCTGGGCGGCGGTAACTCTGGCCAGCAGGACGGCGTCGCGCCCCGCGTGCAGGATCCGATTCGCGATGCAACATCGAGATTCCTCGGTCCCTTCCAGCCGAACGGAAACCTTGGTGGCGCCAGCCCGAACACGGTGATTGGCTTGACCACCGGCATGTTCGGGACAGCCCAAATTGGTCTTTTGATTAGCGCCGCCGAAAACCGCGGTGAGGCTAAAACTGTCGCAACGCCGCGCGTGACTGCTCTGAACAACCGTCCGGCGCAGATCGAAAGCGGCACCCAAATTCCGGTGCAGACGACACAGGCGACTGGCGGCGGCACGACCGTGACGACCACCTTCGTATCGGTGCCGTTGCGTCTGTCAATCACTCCGCAAATTACCGATGCCGGCACAGTTGTGTTGCGCGTCACCATTGAAAACAACACGCTCAACCCGGCGATTGCGGTGGGCGGTGTTCCGGGTATCGACACCCAGCGCATGCAGTCCGAAGTGCTCGTGCCCGACGGCGGCACCACCGTCATGGGTGGCGTGCTCGCCGACATCGACAGCACCAGCCGACACCGCACTCCGGGCGCGGCTTCTATTCCGATTCTCGGCAACCTCTTCAAGCGCAAGGCCGTGATCAAGAGCTCGCTCGAGATTCTCTTCTTCATCACTCCGAAGATTTATCGGCCTGACTACTTTGGTCGTCCGACGACGAACACCCCGACGCAAGACCGTGGTCCGCGCACGACAACCGTGCCGCAGCCTGTGCCGCTTGGCAATCCGGGTACGAACACCCCGACGCCGACCGAGTTGCAGCAACCAAAGCCTCCCGCGGCGAACCCTTCGGGAATTCCGCCGTCGGGACCGGCGCTTTCGAACAGCCCGGCTCGGCCAAGCGAACAGAAGTAG
- the pilO gene encoding type 4a pilus biogenesis protein PilO, translating to MKIGSINNIPWYARLGIFVALAIGLYAGFWYFMTRGKRQETKELTGKIEVLKKQNVEAQIASQRLSEFRTQYKNKQQELDELRALLPEQRELTNVLQGIQDRAKSSSLQVRKFTPKEDVQQDFYSGKKIDVAVQSSFSGLRQFFDQMAKYQRIVSITNFEIKQVDKQMANKTVEARFDLTAYYVSSEKLQKQAPPPPPKGTQPAPPAPGK from the coding sequence ATGAAAATCGGAAGCATAAACAACATTCCCTGGTACGCCAGACTCGGCATTTTCGTCGCGCTTGCGATCGGTCTCTACGCCGGATTCTGGTACTTCATGACCCGCGGCAAGCGCCAGGAAACGAAAGAACTGACCGGAAAAATTGAAGTGCTGAAGAAGCAGAACGTCGAAGCGCAGATTGCTTCGCAGCGCTTGAGCGAGTTCCGCACTCAGTACAAGAACAAGCAGCAGGAGCTGGATGAGTTGCGGGCGTTATTGCCGGAACAGCGCGAGCTAACGAACGTGCTGCAGGGCATTCAGGACCGCGCGAAATCCTCGAGCCTGCAAGTTCGCAAGTTCACGCCGAAAGAAGATGTGCAGCAGGATTTCTACAGCGGCAAGAAGATCGACGTGGCCGTGCAGAGCTCGTTCTCTGGCTTGCGCCAGTTCTTTGATCAGATGGCGAAGTATCAACGCATCGTCTCGATCACCAATTTCGAAATTAAGCAGGTAGACAAGCAGATGGCTAACAAGACAGTTGAAGCCCGCTTTGATCTGACTGCCTACTATGTCTCGAGCGAGAAACTTCAAAAGCAGGCGCCGCCGCCACCGCCGAAAGGCACGCAGCCCGCGCCGCCGGCCCCCGGAAAATAA
- a CDS encoding PilN domain-containing protein, whose protein sequence is MIKVNLLDSITDRSVGVAFVEDKVSNARTQTFLVALTVMALLILGVGYDYVSTNRKHQDAVQELDRQTRINNQMNAVKKEQGELEKKIADINLRVQAIQTLRASQQGPSTVLEEIKLRFDGVPGLYLKSVEQKENEIVIKGLSPNEAAVTRFGQSMEFSSGLFSNLNIETVREALTVKNEGSSSSTTSAAAADATLPAPEVVAFTIKATYGSNNKKEQSSTPAPNANGQVAKK, encoded by the coding sequence GTGATCAAAGTTAACCTTTTAGATTCGATTACAGATCGTTCCGTGGGCGTAGCCTTTGTCGAAGACAAGGTATCGAACGCGCGCACACAGACGTTTCTGGTGGCATTAACCGTGATGGCGTTGCTGATACTAGGTGTCGGCTATGACTATGTGAGCACGAACCGCAAGCATCAGGACGCGGTGCAGGAGCTCGATCGTCAGACTCGCATCAACAACCAGATGAACGCGGTGAAGAAAGAGCAAGGCGAACTCGAAAAGAAAATCGCCGACATCAATCTTCGCGTGCAGGCGATTCAGACACTGCGCGCCTCGCAGCAAGGTCCCAGCACCGTGCTCGAAGAAATCAAACTCCGCTTTGACGGCGTTCCCGGGCTCTATCTAAAGAGCGTCGAACAAAAAGAGAACGAGATCGTCATCAAGGGTTTGTCTCCGAACGAAGCCGCGGTGACGCGCTTTGGTCAAAGCATGGAATTCTCGTCCGGCCTGTTCAGCAACCTGAACATTGAAACAGTCCGGGAGGCCCTGACCGTGAAGAATGAAGGTAGCAGTTCTTCCACCACATCGGCGGCAGCGGCCGATGCCACGTTGCCGGCGCCCGAAGTCGTGGCTTTCACGATTAAGGCCACCTACGGCAGCAACAATAAGAAAGAGCAGAGTTCTACCCCTGCGCCCAACGCCAACGGCCAAGTCGCCAAGAAGTAA
- the pilM gene encoding type IV pilus assembly protein PilM: MMFKRGKKSMVGVDIGSSSVKAVELQGRGNDLQLLSLGFEALESDSVVDGQIMELNAVSNAISSIFNEHKIKTTQVAAGVNGHSVIVKNIVLPQMSDGELQESFAWHAEEHIPFDISDVNLDYHVMDRSGDAIHVLMAACKRDKVANLKQTIQLAGKQPTVIDVDAFALQNCYELNYDPQPGQVVALLNIGASTTNINILSGARSVFTRDATFGGNQYTSLLQKELGLTFDQAESVKRGMPLPEGSEVRDVGPIMDTVSDILALEIQKTMDFYRATVEDGESAVQKILVSGGGSKLTGLAEFLARRFEVSVEMFDPFRKIKVDARGFDPDYMREIVPEMAIAVGLALRGVDAR; this comes from the coding sequence ATGATGTTCAAACGTGGAAAGAAAAGCATGGTGGGCGTTGACATCGGCTCAAGCTCGGTGAAAGCCGTTGAGCTGCAAGGTAGAGGAAACGACCTCCAACTGTTGAGCCTGGGTTTCGAGGCGCTGGAGTCCGACTCAGTCGTCGACGGACAAATCATGGAGTTGAACGCCGTCTCGAACGCCATCAGCAGCATCTTCAACGAGCACAAGATCAAGACCACGCAGGTTGCGGCGGGCGTCAACGGTCACTCAGTCATCGTGAAGAATATTGTGCTGCCGCAGATGAGCGATGGCGAACTTCAGGAATCGTTCGCGTGGCATGCCGAAGAACATATTCCCTTCGATATTTCGGACGTCAATCTTGACTATCACGTCATGGATCGATCAGGCGATGCGATTCACGTGCTGATGGCCGCGTGCAAACGCGACAAGGTGGCGAACTTGAAGCAAACGATTCAACTCGCCGGCAAGCAGCCGACGGTTATCGATGTCGATGCGTTCGCGCTTCAGAATTGCTACGAACTAAATTACGACCCGCAGCCGGGACAGGTAGTAGCGTTGCTGAACATTGGCGCTTCGACGACCAATATCAACATTCTGAGTGGCGCTCGCTCGGTATTTACCCGTGACGCGACGTTCGGGGGTAATCAGTACACTTCCCTGCTCCAGAAAGAATTGGGCCTCACGTTCGATCAAGCTGAAAGCGTGAAGCGGGGTATGCCTTTACCTGAAGGCTCTGAAGTCCGCGACGTTGGCCCAATCATGGACACGGTCTCGGACATTCTGGCCCTCGAAATTCAGAAGACAATGGACTTTTATCGCGCGACGGTCGAAGACGGCGAGTCGGCGGTTCAGAAGATTCTTGTTTCGGGCGGCGGTTCGAAGCTGACCGGCCTGGCGGAGTTTCTCGCGCGACGGTTTGAAGTCTCCGTCGAGATGTTCGACCCGTTCCGCAAAATTAAAGTTGATGCTCGCGGTTTCGATCCCGACTACATGCGCGAGATTGTTCCGGAAATGGCCATTGCAGTCGGCCTGGCGCTGAGAGGAGTTGACGCGCGGTGA
- the rdgB gene encoding RdgB/HAM1 family non-canonical purine NTP pyrophosphatase, with amino-acid sequence MKPTELLVATGNAGKLREIRALLADLPITLLSLTDFPNIEEVAETGSTFAENAALKAFGYARQAGMLSLADDSGLVVDALGGAPGVHSARYLGDQASYAERMNALLTALKTANGDARTARFVCALAIASDKLEMLYTTEGTCEGRIAEAPRGSGGFGYDPVFVPESFAQTFGELPAVIKNGISHRGRALAKAHHFLASLTATSAAG; translated from the coding sequence TTGAAGCCTACAGAACTTTTGGTGGCTACGGGGAACGCCGGCAAGCTGCGAGAGATTCGTGCGTTACTTGCCGACTTACCGATAACGCTGCTTAGCCTCACGGATTTTCCAAACATTGAAGAAGTCGCTGAAACCGGATCCACTTTCGCTGAAAATGCCGCGCTCAAAGCTTTCGGCTACGCTCGACAAGCTGGAATGCTTTCGCTCGCGGACGATTCAGGCTTAGTGGTTGATGCGCTTGGTGGCGCGCCTGGAGTTCACTCCGCGCGCTATCTTGGTGACCAGGCTTCTTACGCAGAGCGTATGAACGCTTTGTTGACTGCGCTGAAAACCGCAAACGGCGATGCCCGAACCGCACGATTTGTTTGCGCGCTTGCGATTGCGTCGGACAAACTGGAGATGCTCTATACAACTGAAGGAACGTGCGAGGGGCGCATCGCTGAAGCGCCGCGCGGATCCGGGGGCTTCGGCTACGATCCGGTTTTCGTCCCTGAGAGTTTCGCGCAAACATTTGGCGAGTTGCCGGCCGTCATCAAGAACGGAATCAGCCATCGCGGCCGCGCGTTAGCGAAAGCCCATCATTTCCTCGCTTCCTTGACCGCTACTTCTGCCGCTGGCTAG
- a CDS encoding HU family DNA-binding protein, with translation MATTATGKKRMTQSDVINHFAERFGMKRAQVKELFEEISNLATSEVKSNGEFVLPGFGKLVRSERKAREGRNPATGETIQIPAKTTLKFRVGKAMKDSVLPKK, from the coding sequence ATGGCGACCACGGCAACTGGCAAGAAACGCATGACCCAGTCCGATGTGATCAATCACTTTGCTGAGCGGTTTGGTATGAAGCGGGCTCAGGTGAAGGAATTGTTCGAAGAAATCTCAAATCTTGCAACGAGTGAAGTTAAGTCGAACGGCGAGTTCGTTCTCCCCGGGTTCGGAAAGCTCGTTCGCTCAGAGCGAAAAGCCCGTGAAGGCCGCAACCCGGCCACCGGCGAGACGATTCAGATTCCCGCAAAAACCACGCTGAAATTCCGCGTTGGCAAGGCGATGAAGGATTCAGTCCTTCCGAAGAAATAA
- a CDS encoding YMGG-like glycine zipper-containing protein, with protein MRRRLIATALSVTCLLLIPFAAQAQTKTYRGTFQTVRRLIVRIENRSANFSTSLQNWARRNPNATYSPAAGEDINLFVSDFDESVRRLRDRFDARQATDSDVQDVLNRAARIDVFLGRHTINAQTRNQWTLLRTDLNQLATAFNVRWPQVGTTYPPNNTYPPYDNTQGQFRTGLTGTYRVDVSRSDNARDAAERATRNLAPSERRRVLDAVTQRLEAPDELALDVRGRNVTIASTRAPQISFVADGRERVETGSTGRTIRSRATVTGVQLMVSTTGDRGNDFSVTFDSVDNGRRLNVTRRVYVQGLTSAVVVQSSYDKTSDVARFDIHDPRNTPGSTAGGGFVVPDGTRIVGTLENTLSTRASRVGDRFTMRVTGPREFEGAIIEGHVSQVERSGRLTGRSVLTLDFDNIRLRDGRNYQFGGIVEEVRETDGDIVRVDTEGTVRDDNQTSRTTTRTAIGTAVGAIIGAIAGGGKGAAIGAIIGAGGGAGSVYVEGRNDLELHPGTEITLRAGAPNTPPR; from the coding sequence ATGAGACGACGCTTGATTGCAACCGCTTTATCGGTGACCTGCCTGCTGCTGATACCTTTCGCAGCGCAGGCACAAACAAAAACTTACAGAGGGACTTTCCAGACGGTGCGGCGACTGATTGTTCGCATTGAAAATCGATCCGCCAATTTCAGCACTAGCTTGCAAAATTGGGCCAGGCGGAACCCGAACGCGACATACTCACCGGCGGCCGGTGAAGACATCAACCTTTTCGTCAGTGACTTTGATGAGAGCGTGCGCCGTTTGCGCGACCGCTTCGACGCGCGGCAGGCCACGGACTCCGACGTTCAGGACGTGCTGAACCGGGCTGCGCGGATAGATGTTTTTCTGGGCCGCCACACGATTAATGCCCAAACGCGGAACCAGTGGACGCTGCTGCGAACTGATCTAAACCAGCTCGCGACCGCATTCAACGTGCGGTGGCCGCAGGTGGGCACGACGTATCCGCCCAACAACACCTATCCGCCATACGACAACACCCAGGGTCAGTTCCGCACCGGTCTGACGGGCACGTATCGCGTCGATGTCTCGCGTAGCGACAATGCGCGTGACGCGGCAGAGAGAGCGACTCGGAATTTAGCTCCGAGCGAACGCCGCCGCGTGCTCGACGCAGTGACGCAGCGACTTGAAGCGCCGGACGAACTGGCGCTTGATGTACGCGGACGCAACGTGACGATCGCTTCGACTCGTGCGCCGCAGATTTCGTTCGTGGCTGACGGCCGTGAGCGGGTCGAAACCGGCTCAACGGGTCGGACCATTCGCTCGCGCGCCACCGTGACGGGTGTTCAGTTGATGGTTAGCACCACGGGCGACCGCGGCAATGACTTCAGTGTTACGTTCGACTCGGTTGATAACGGCCGTCGATTGAATGTGACGCGACGGGTTTACGTGCAGGGTCTGACCTCGGCTGTCGTGGTCCAGAGTTCGTACGATAAGACATCGGATGTCGCGCGGTTTGACATACACGATCCGCGGAATACTCCGGGGTCAACGGCGGGCGGCGGTTTCGTCGTACCTGACGGCACGCGTATCGTCGGAACTTTGGAAAACACTCTTTCAACTCGGGCAAGTCGCGTCGGTGATCGGTTCACCATGCGCGTCACCGGTCCGCGAGAGTTCGAAGGTGCGATCATTGAGGGTCATGTGTCACAGGTTGAACGCAGCGGAAGGCTGACGGGAAGGTCGGTCCTGACGTTGGACTTTGACAACATTCGACTGCGCGACGGTCGCAACTATCAGTTCGGAGGGATTGTTGAAGAAGTGCGTGAAACTGACGGCGATATCGTGCGCGTCGACACTGAAGGAACAGTCCGCGATGACAACCAGACGTCGCGAACCACCACCCGTACGGCGATCGGCACGGCGGTTGGTGCCATCATCGGCGCCATTGCCGGTGGTGGTAAGGGCGCGGCGATCGGCGCCATCATCGGCGCCGGCGGCGGAGCCGGTTCCGTTTACGTCGAAGGCCGAAACGATCTCGAGCTTCACCCTGGAACCGAGATTACGCTGCGAGCTGGAGCACCAAACACACCACCTCGGTAA
- a CDS encoding OsmC family protein has product MAETQNKATIQFAGDDVFVGVSASGHAQVVETNSQRSIAATPMELLLLALGSCTGVDVISILKKKRQRVTDYRIEVSGERREDHPRAYTRMFVKHIVHGRGVTPQAVAQAIELSDGKYCSVAATLRGSAEIVTTYEIIEDESPE; this is encoded by the coding sequence ATGGCTGAGACGCAAAATAAAGCGACCATTCAGTTCGCCGGCGACGACGTTTTCGTCGGTGTCAGCGCGTCCGGCCATGCCCAGGTTGTCGAGACAAATTCGCAACGGAGCATTGCCGCCACGCCAATGGAGTTACTGTTGCTCGCGTTGGGAAGCTGCACCGGCGTCGACGTGATCTCAATTCTCAAAAAGAAGAGACAGCGCGTCACGGATTACCGCATCGAAGTAAGCGGCGAGCGTCGCGAAGACCATCCGCGCGCTTATACGAGGATGTTTGTTAAGCACATCGTGCACGGTCGCGGCGTGACGCCCCAGGCGGTCGCGCAGGCGATCGAGCTCTCTGACGGGAAGTACTGTAGCGTTGCGGCGACGCTGCGCGGGTCCGCTGAAATAGTGACGACTTACGAAATAATCGAAGATGAATCACCGGAATAG